A single region of the Pseudomonas granadensis genome encodes:
- a CDS encoding efflux RND transporter periplasmic adaptor subunit has translation MKRPRPARRALLVVLCLIPVVGYAAWQILPPGREKFVTVQVSRGDIESSVTALGTLQPRRYVDVGAQASGQIQKIHVEVGDVVKEGQLLVEIDPSTQKAKLDAGRFSIENLKAQWQEQRAQHELAQQKYQRQQNLAAGGATREEDVQTARAELKATQARIDMFQAQIRQAEASLRSDQAELGYTQIYAPMAGTVVALDAREGQTLNAQQQTPLILRIARLSPMTVWAEVSEADIGHVKPGMTAYFTTLSGGNRRWSSKVRQILPVPPKPLDQTSQGGGSPANSSKSGSARVVLYTVLLDVDNADNALMAEMTTQVFFVADQAKDVLTAPVAALQGSSKADRQTAQVVAANGKIEPREVRTGISDRLKVQILDGLNEGDHLLIGPASGSGG, from the coding sequence ATGAAACGTCCCCGCCCTGCCCGACGCGCCCTGCTCGTAGTCCTTTGTCTGATCCCGGTTGTCGGTTATGCCGCGTGGCAGATACTGCCACCGGGTCGGGAAAAATTTGTCACCGTGCAAGTGTCGCGCGGCGATATAGAGAGCAGCGTCACCGCCCTCGGCACGCTGCAGCCGCGCCGTTACGTAGACGTCGGCGCGCAGGCGTCCGGGCAGATTCAGAAGATTCATGTCGAAGTGGGTGACGTGGTCAAGGAAGGCCAGTTGCTGGTGGAAATCGACCCGTCGACACAGAAAGCCAAACTCGACGCCGGGCGTTTCTCCATTGAAAACCTCAAGGCGCAATGGCAGGAGCAGCGCGCCCAGCACGAACTGGCTCAGCAGAAATACCAGCGTCAGCAAAACCTCGCGGCTGGCGGCGCGACCCGTGAAGAAGATGTCCAGACTGCCCGCGCCGAACTGAAAGCCACGCAAGCACGCATCGACATGTTCCAGGCGCAGATACGCCAGGCCGAAGCCAGCCTGCGCAGCGATCAGGCCGAGCTCGGCTACACGCAGATCTATGCGCCGATGGCCGGCACCGTGGTGGCTCTCGATGCGCGCGAAGGCCAGACCCTCAATGCCCAGCAACAGACGCCGCTGATTTTACGCATCGCCAGATTATCGCCAATGACCGTGTGGGCCGAAGTCTCGGAAGCGGATATCGGCCACGTCAAACCAGGCATGACCGCTTACTTCACCACACTCAGCGGCGGCAACCGGCGCTGGAGCAGTAAGGTCCGACAAATTCTGCCAGTGCCACCCAAGCCACTGGACCAGACCAGCCAGGGCGGCGGCAGCCCGGCCAACAGCAGTAAAAGCGGCAGCGCCCGCGTGGTGCTTTACACCGTGCTGCTGGATGTCGATAACGCCGACAACGCCCTGATGGCGGAGATGACCACGCAGGTGTTCTTCGTCGCCGATCAGGCCAAAGACGTACTCACCGCGCCGGTGGCCGCCCTGCAAGGCAGCAGCAAGGCCGATCGGCAGACCGCGCAGGTGGTCGCCGCCAACGGCAAGATCGAGCCCCGCGAAGTGCGCACCGGCATCAGTGACAGGCTCAAAGTGCAGATTCTCGACGGCCTGAATGAAGGTGATCATCTGCTGATCGGCCCGGCCAGCGGTAGTGGGGGTTGA
- a CDS encoding MacB family efflux pump subunit: MQTPLIDLQDIRKSYGGGDAPQVHVLRGIDLSIHAGEFVAIVGASGSGKSTLMNILGCLDRPTCGEYRFAGENVAGLDSDELAWLRREAFGFVFQGYHLIPSGSAQENVEMPAIYAGTPAAERHARAAALLDRLGLASRTGNRPHQLSGGQQQRVSIARALMNGGHIILADEPTGALDSHSGKEVMALLDELASQGHVVILITHDREVAARAKRIIEISDGLIISDSAKDHPQAQTSANPGALQAVDLRKRLSEGAEATGAWKGELVDALQAAWRVMWINRFRTALTLLGIIIGVASVVVMLAVGEGSKRQVMAQMGAFGSNIIYLSGSAPNPRTPPGIVTLDDVRALASLPQVQRIMPVNGAEAGVRFGNADHLSYVGGNDTNFPAIFNWPVVQGSYFTEADEANAAAVAVIGHKVRTKLLKDIANPIGQYILIENVPFQVVGVLAEKGASSGDSDSDNRIAIPYSAASVRLFGTRDPEYVAIAATDAGKVKDAEQAIEQLMLQLHNGKKDFELTNNAAMIQAEARTQNTLSLMLGSIAAISLLVGGIGVMNIMLMTVRERTREIGIRMATGARQRDILRQFLTEAVMLSVVGGIAGIALALMVGGVLILSEVAVAFSLLAVLGAFACALVTGVVFGFMPARKAARLDPVTALISE; the protein is encoded by the coding sequence ATGCAAACGCCCCTGATCGACCTGCAGGACATCCGCAAATCCTACGGCGGCGGCGACGCACCGCAAGTTCACGTCCTGCGCGGCATCGATCTGTCGATCCACGCCGGCGAATTCGTGGCGATCGTCGGCGCGTCCGGCTCCGGCAAGTCGACGCTGATGAACATCCTCGGCTGCCTCGACCGGCCGACTTGCGGCGAATACCGTTTCGCCGGGGAAAACGTCGCCGGCCTGGACAGCGATGAACTGGCCTGGCTACGCCGTGAAGCGTTCGGTTTCGTGTTTCAGGGCTACCACCTGATTCCGTCCGGCTCGGCTCAGGAGAACGTCGAGATGCCGGCGATCTATGCCGGCACCCCGGCCGCCGAACGCCATGCCCGCGCCGCCGCCCTGCTCGACCGGCTCGGTCTGGCCTCGCGCACCGGCAACCGTCCGCATCAGTTGTCCGGCGGCCAGCAACAACGGGTCTCGATCGCTCGCGCCTTGATGAACGGCGGCCACATCATTCTCGCCGACGAACCGACCGGCGCCCTCGACAGCCACAGCGGCAAAGAGGTCATGGCGCTGCTCGACGAACTGGCGAGTCAGGGCCATGTGGTGATTCTTATCACCCACGACCGCGAAGTGGCAGCGCGGGCCAAACGCATCATCGAAATCAGTGATGGCCTGATTATCAGTGACAGCGCAAAGGACCACCCCCAAGCCCAGACCAGCGCCAACCCCGGCGCCTTGCAAGCGGTCGACCTGCGCAAGCGCCTGAGCGAAGGCGCCGAAGCCACCGGCGCGTGGAAAGGCGAACTGGTCGACGCCTTGCAGGCTGCGTGGCGGGTGATGTGGATCAACCGTTTCCGCACCGCACTGACCCTGCTGGGTATCATCATTGGCGTGGCCTCGGTGGTGGTGATGCTCGCCGTCGGCGAAGGCAGCAAGCGCCAGGTCATGGCGCAGATGGGCGCGTTCGGCTCGAACATTATTTACCTCAGCGGCTCGGCGCCCAATCCGCGCACGCCGCCAGGGATCGTCACCCTCGATGACGTGCGGGCGCTGGCAAGCCTGCCGCAAGTGCAACGGATCATGCCGGTCAACGGCGCCGAGGCCGGCGTACGCTTCGGCAATGCCGACCATTTGAGCTACGTAGGCGGCAACGACACGAACTTCCCGGCGATTTTCAACTGGCCGGTGGTGCAAGGCAGCTACTTCACCGAGGCCGACGAAGCCAACGCAGCCGCCGTCGCGGTGATCGGCCACAAGGTACGAACCAAACTGCTCAAGGACATCGCCAACCCGATCGGCCAATACATCCTGATCGAAAACGTACCGTTTCAGGTGGTCGGCGTGCTCGCGGAAAAAGGCGCCAGTTCCGGCGACTCCGACAGCGACAACCGCATCGCCATCCCCTACTCCGCTGCGAGCGTTCGGCTGTTCGGCACGCGTGACCCGGAATACGTCGCCATTGCTGCCACCGACGCAGGCAAGGTCAAGGACGCCGAGCAGGCCATCGAGCAATTGATGCTGCAACTGCACAACGGCAAGAAGGATTTCGAGCTGACCAACAATGCCGCGATGATCCAGGCCGAAGCGCGCACGCAGAACACCCTGTCGCTGATGCTCGGTTCGATTGCGGCGATTTCGCTGCTGGTCGGCGGCATCGGTGTAATGAACATCATGCTGATGACCGTGCGCGAGCGCACCCGTGAGATCGGTATCCGCATGGCCACCGGTGCGCGCCAACGCGACATTCTGCGTCAGTTTCTCACCGAGGCGGTGATGCTTTCGGTGGTCGGCGGCATCGCCGGGATCGCCCTGGCATTGATGGTTGGCGGCGTGCTGATTCTCAGTGAAGTCGCCGTCGCCTTCTCGTTGCTGGCGGTGCTCGGCGCGTTTGCCTGCGCCCTGGTGACCGGTGTCGTCTTCGGCTTCATGCCGGCCCGCAAAGCTGCCCGGCTTGACCCGGTCACGGCCCTTATCAGTGAATGA
- a CDS encoding efflux transporter outer membrane subunit has protein sequence MKPRLSVLTVCLMLSACGSPVQRPDSGVQAPAAWQAPHAASVAQSDRQWWTQFASAELDRLIEQARLGSFDLAAAVARVRQAQAGTVIAGGSQLPEIKAGLNGNRQKLLRGNGYSQLDADSSNQAVDYFDASLSATYEVDFWGGKRASRDSAQFTLQASEFDRATVELTLLSSVATTYAQTLALREQSRIAELNLANAQRVLKLVQTRFDSGSATALELAQQKSLVAAQQWQLPRVQQEAQAALISLAALLGQPVQQLAPTGSFEDMQWPEIAAGIPSELLSRRPDIARAEAQLAAAEADVKVARAAMLPTLTLTAQLGSGADQFDDVLRSPFYNLTAGLVAPIFNNGRLGAERDKATARQQELLETYRGAIVNGFADVEKALNSIRRLDEQRQWQSEELSQAQIAFNIAQSRYEAGAEDLLTVLETQRTLYAAQDQQVQLRLARVQASIALYKALGGGWRAL, from the coding sequence ATGAAACCGCGTCTCAGTGTGTTGACCGTGTGCCTGATGCTCAGCGCTTGCGGCAGTCCCGTTCAGCGCCCGGACAGCGGCGTGCAGGCACCCGCGGCCTGGCAAGCGCCGCACGCCGCCAGCGTCGCCCAGAGTGATAGGCAGTGGTGGACACAATTTGCCAGCGCGGAACTCGATCGCCTGATCGAACAGGCCCGCCTCGGCAGTTTCGACCTCGCCGCTGCGGTTGCGCGCGTGCGCCAGGCCCAGGCCGGCACGGTGATTGCCGGTGGCTCGCAGTTGCCGGAAATCAAGGCCGGGCTCAACGGCAATCGGCAAAAGCTGCTGCGCGGCAATGGCTACAGCCAGCTCGATGCTGACAGCAGCAACCAGGCCGTGGACTATTTCGATGCCAGCCTGAGCGCTACCTACGAAGTCGATTTCTGGGGCGGTAAACGTGCCTCCCGCGACAGTGCGCAATTCACTTTGCAGGCCAGCGAGTTCGATCGCGCGACGGTCGAACTGACCCTGCTCAGCAGCGTCGCCACGACGTATGCGCAGACCCTGGCGCTGCGCGAGCAAAGCCGCATCGCCGAACTGAATCTGGCCAACGCGCAACGGGTGTTGAAACTGGTGCAGACACGCTTCGATTCAGGCTCGGCCACGGCGCTGGAACTGGCGCAACAGAAGAGTCTGGTCGCCGCCCAGCAGTGGCAATTACCGCGCGTGCAACAGGAGGCCCAGGCTGCGTTGATCAGCCTCGCGGCACTGCTCGGCCAACCGGTGCAACAACTGGCGCCAACCGGTTCTTTCGAAGACATGCAATGGCCCGAGATTGCGGCCGGCATCCCCAGCGAACTGCTCAGTCGGCGCCCGGACATCGCCCGCGCCGAAGCGCAACTGGCCGCCGCCGAGGCCGACGTCAAGGTCGCCCGTGCGGCGATGCTGCCGACGCTGACTTTGACGGCGCAACTGGGCTCCGGTGCCGATCAGTTCGATGATGTGTTGCGCAGCCCTTTTTACAATCTCACCGCCGGCCTGGTCGCGCCGATCTTCAACAACGGTCGCCTCGGCGCTGAACGTGACAAGGCCACGGCGCGTCAGCAGGAGCTGCTGGAAACTTACCGAGGTGCGATCGTCAATGGTTTCGCCGATGTGGAAAAAGCCCTGAACAGCATTCGTCGTCTGGATGAGCAGCGGCAGTGGCAATCCGAGGAGTTGAGTCAGGCGCAGATCGCTTTCAATATTGCCCAGAGCCGTTACGAAGCGGGCGCTGAGGATCTGCTTA